The following proteins are co-located in the Candidatus Paracaedibacter acanthamoebae genome:
- a CDS encoding amino acid ABC transporter ATP-binding protein: MLRVSNLSLTSNGNKILDHVNCSFKPGEITALLGPSGSGKTSLMRCIARLEPSDPGSITLNGQSIQSLKPADIGMVFQQFHLFPHLTVIENLCYSPEKLEVMTELTCTPKAMEMLRQFGLEDKATMKPSLLSGGQKQRIAIARALMMEPKILLFDEPTSALDPEMVEDVARLIADLRAPDRILIMATHELKICRMSADHVLFLEHGKVLEERSKDEFFSAPQSERAKSFIQRMPS; encoded by the coding sequence ATCCCTAACTTCAAATGGGAATAAAATCCTGGATCATGTTAATTGCTCCTTTAAACCAGGGGAAATTACAGCTCTGTTAGGCCCCTCGGGAAGTGGTAAAACGTCGTTGATGCGGTGTATTGCTCGGTTAGAACCCTCAGATCCAGGCAGCATTACCTTGAATGGCCAGTCTATTCAGTCCTTAAAGCCCGCAGACATTGGGATGGTTTTCCAGCAATTTCACTTGTTTCCTCATCTCACGGTCATAGAGAATTTATGTTATTCTCCGGAAAAGCTTGAAGTGATGACAGAATTAACCTGCACCCCAAAGGCAATGGAAATGTTGCGTCAATTTGGTCTGGAGGATAAGGCAACCATGAAGCCCAGTCTCTTATCGGGTGGTCAAAAACAGCGGATAGCAATTGCACGCGCCCTGATGATGGAGCCAAAAATTTTGTTATTTGATGAACCGACTTCGGCGCTTGATCCTGAAATGGTTGAAGATGTAGCTCGTCTTATTGCAGATCTGCGCGCGCCCGACCGTATTCTTATTATGGCAACGCATGAATTAAAAATCTGCCGAATGAGTGCTGATCACGTGTTATTTTTGGAGCACGGGAAAGTCCTTGAAGAGAGATCTAAAGATGAATTTTTCTCAGCGCCTCAATCAGAACGAGCGAAAAGCTTTATTCAGCGGATGCCCTCATAA